In Candidatus Zixiibacteriota bacterium, the genomic window TATCCCCATGGCTCCGCAGAGCGGTGTCAGTAACAGAAGGCCAATCAGAGCCCGCAATATAAAAGTCGAATGCGCCCATTCATAAGGAAAAATTCCGCCAATCAATCCATAAAGACTGTCGTAAAGACCCATGCCTGTCACTCTCTGCTTTCCCCGGGTGAATTAGCCTTCCCCCCGCCGTGCCTGCTGACAATTTCGGTATGATGTCCGAATACGGCCAAAAGGTTCTCCGGAGTAAGTACCGCCTCAGTCTTTCCCTGGCAGATCAGGCTCTTGTTCAGGCAGATCACATAGTCGGCATGATTACTGACCACGGAAAGGTCGTGGCTGACTATCACCATGGTGAAATTCTTCCGATGCTGAATCGAATCGAGCAAATCGCAGAAAAGCTTTTCCCCGGCGATATCAATACCGGATACCGGCTCATCCAGAAGGAGAAGATTCGGGTCGCCTAAAAGAGCCGAAGCCAGCAGCACCCGTTGCAGTTCCCCGCCCGAAAGTTTCCCGATTTGACTGTTGGACAAATGGACAGCTTCCACAATCTCCAGATTCTCCAGGGCTTTCTTCACATGGATGGTATTGCGGCCGAGCCAGAGAGGTCTCTTCTGAAACGGCATCACCAGGAAATCAAGCACCGTCATAGGGAGTCCGCGATCGAATTCCATACTTTGCGGCACATACCCGAACCGAGGAGAAACCTCTTTATCGTCGTTATCCCGGAATTCCACATTGCCCGTATAATGTCTTTTCCCCAGAAGAACTTTTAGAAGTGTTGTTTTCCCGGCGCCGTTGGGTCCGATAAGAGCGGTTACCGAACCGCCGGGGATGACGGCATTGACCCGGTCGAGCAATTGTACCCCTTCAACGACGACTGTCACATCACGAAAATAAACTGATGGACCCATGACCGTTCCGCTACTTCAGCGCCTTTATTAGAGTTTTCAGATTCTCGGACATTATTTTCTCATAATAATCAAGAGGTGGATCGGGCGGCCCCGAGGCAACCGGATCAAGCATAAATACCGGCAGATTGGTTTCTTTTCCCAGTACGCCGGCGACTTTTGATAAGTACTGCGGCTCATTGAATAGAGCGGCCGGCTTTTCGCTTCGGATCTTTTGAGCTAAATTCATCATTTCGCGGGCCGAGGGTTCCTGTCCTGCTTCCTTTTCGATAATATCCAAAATCTCAAATCCGTAATCACGCCCCATATATTCAAAAACCTCATGAACCGTAATGACGCGGTTGTTTTTGAGATTTTTCAAGGAGTCGGCAAATTCCCGGGAGAGCTTTTCCAGCCGGGCGCGGTAATTGTCACCGTTTTCCTTGATTTTTTCGGCATAGGCCGGAAGCATTTCCGCAAGCGAGGCGGTAATATTGGCCACCATTCGGGCGGCTTCCCGGGGGGAGGCAAAAATATGCGGGTTGTATCGAAAGGTTCCGGTATCAGGGAGATGCTCGCCTGTTTCGTGAAATTTCGCCATGATGGGCTCTATTCCATCGGAGGCGGTTATTATTCTCTTCTCGTGACGACCGGCCTTCAGCAGATCAGGTAGAAAAGGTTCCATCCCCAAACCATCCTGAATAATAATGTCTGCCTGATGGACTTTCTTTACATCTTCGGGGGCCAGCGAAAAATCATGGGGGCATCCGTAGCCGGCCGGAAGAAGCAGCGTGACCTCAATGTCGCTTATGCCGGATGTTATATTTTCGACAAAGAGATAGATGGGGAAAAAAGTGGCTACGATCTGGACTTTCCCCGAAGGCCCAGCCGGTGAACCGGACGTGATACCACTCAGAGAAAGAAGAAGGGCCGACAGGGCAGCCACCGTGGTAATAATGCTGCACCGCTTTTTCATATAATATCCATAATAAGAAATTGACCCGGCATCACTCCCCAATCTATCTTATCTCCATCCCGGCCGCAAACAAATAGTTGGGTTCCTCTCGGAAAGGAATTACCGCGAAATCCTGCGCCTCTCCAGAATCGCCTCGTAATAACCTATCTCAGCCGCCTTTCTTAGATGATAGAGAGAGCTTTCCCCTTTCGTTACTCCGGAGAGATAATAGTGAATCGAACCCTGTCCGGGGTCTCCGGCCAGAGCTTTATAAAACAGTTCCTCGGCGAAGGCCGGATTCCCGGCCATATATTGCATATATCCACGGGCGGCATAAGGAATCGAAGCGCGGAATATCCCTTTCCCGAAATCGTTGTTCATTATCCCTCTTCGATTCAGATTGAGATAACTGAAGAAAACCGCCGGATAATCAGATAATTTGTAGCCGGTGGTCTCTATCGCCGAGGCCAGAAAATCAAGGTACCTGGCTATTCCCGATAGCTGTTCTTTATCTTTATATCCATTGGCGATGAGGTAATGATTAAGGGTATCGAAGCGAATTGATGAGACCCATTCTGTCCGAAGAGTCATCACCGACTGAATATCGGAAACATGTACGGCTCCCAGAAGATGCCCGATCTCATGCAAGATTAGCTGCCCGTTGAGGAAAACGTTCCATTCCGAAGTCTCTTTGTTGGGTGGGAGCAGTTCCGCCAATAGTGAAGTCTGGCGACCCAATTCGGATATTCCAATCTGGATATTCCCGCTGTTTCGATAAAATTCCACGATGTCGTTGGGGCGATAGAATCCGACCACTAAGGTGTCGATTCGCCGGCTCTGATTCTCCAAAAAGACCTTGAAAAGAGCGGAGATTCTCGCAAAGCCGACCTCTGGAGCGGTTATATAGCTCTTCCCGCAGATTTCTAATCCGAATCCAATCTGCCTTTCCATGCAGTGTGATGCATATTCGGTGGCGTAGATTATATCGCTGTCGCTCCGATTCCACCAATCGTTGAAGATGCGCGAATCCACCACGATGAACAGAGGAACTTTTTCGGAGAGTGCTGATCGTTTCCGTGTAAAAGAGGGTAAGGAAGCCAGGGCCTTGGAGAGAAGACGCTTCACCACAAAGTCCGGCGGTTCAGGGGCCATCGCCATTCCTTGAGTCGCGAGACTATCCGGCATTTCAATCCAGGAGTCTGAAGCCCGGGTTTCAAACCAGCGATTCTCCAGAGTGGAATCAGTTGGTCCCAGTTTTCGAATCGAAAAATGCGCTTTTATGCGCAGGCGCCCCGCATATCGAGTCGGTTCATTCTGCCGGGAAGATAACCTTATGCTCTTGATGTCAGCCTCCGGTTCGATATGGAGCAGATAATCAAAGGCGCCAGCATCGAGTTGTTGAATCGCCGTCTCCGATTTTCTCCGGCTGTCGGGCCTGAGAAACTCGAAATCCCATCCTTTACGCCATAGATAATAATCGAGATGATTACTCAAACATTCATTTATATTTTCCGCATAAGGTCGGGACTCATCGGATGTTTTCACGGGATAAAGATAGACAGCCAGCCTGTTACCTGCGACCGACGCGCCGGCCGCCGGAGTCAATGAGGAGCCGAGACAGACCAGCAAAAGCGCCGATAATAATGAGATTCTTAACATGGCGGTGAAAAATGTCATATTCCGGCTTGAAAATCAAGTAGGAATCGGCTATTATAAATCTATGAAAACAATTTCTGCGGTAAGAGTGTCTCTGGCCCTTCTGATTATGGCCGGATTCCTTTCCCTTTTTCAATGCTCAAGTCAAAAGAGAGATTTTGCCGCTCTTAAAGCCGACGGCGAAAAGGCGTTAGGTAGCGGTGAGTATAATCGTGCCATCGAAAATCTGAA contains:
- a CDS encoding metal ABC transporter ATP-binding protein, which translates into the protein MGPSVYFRDVTVVVEGVQLLDRVNAVIPGGSVTALIGPNGAGKTTLLKVLLGKRHYTGNVEFRDNDDKEVSPRFGYVPQSMEFDRGLPMTVLDFLVMPFQKRPLWLGRNTIHVKKALENLEIVEAVHLSNSQIGKLSGGELQRVLLASALLGDPNLLLLDEPVSGIDIAGEKLFCDLLDSIQHRKNFTMVIVSHDLSVVSNHADYVICLNKSLICQGKTEAVLTPENLLAVFGHHTEIVSRHGGGKANSPGESRE
- a CDS encoding metal ABC transporter substrate-binding protein; amino-acid sequence: MKKRCSIITTVAALSALLLSLSGITSGSPAGPSGKVQIVATFFPIYLFVENITSGISDIEVTLLLPAGYGCPHDFSLAPEDVKKVHQADIIIQDGLGMEPFLPDLLKAGRHEKRIITASDGIEPIMAKFHETGEHLPDTGTFRYNPHIFASPREAARMVANITASLAEMLPAYAEKIKENGDNYRARLEKLSREFADSLKNLKNNRVITVHEVFEYMGRDYGFEILDIIEKEAGQEPSAREMMNLAQKIRSEKPAALFNEPQYLSKVAGVLGKETNLPVFMLDPVASGPPDPPLDYYEKIMSENLKTLIKALK